A window of the Lolium perenne isolate Kyuss_39 chromosome 7, Kyuss_2.0, whole genome shotgun sequence genome harbors these coding sequences:
- the LOC127314758 gene encoding BTB/POZ and MATH domain-containing protein 2-like: MGSESRKTVSRYTTKTEKGSHSFEISGYSLTKGMGVGRFIRSSTFAVGGCHWAIRLYPDGVTNPFKDYVAAYLELMSKDAEVRASYDLSLLNQDTGSPVTVSSESTPRVFKSSDTSRFGPQGGYSILRSELELDESCYVLDDYLTIECDVTVVKESRVRDSPAEYQVEVPPSDLSDHFGKLLLDEDGVDVIFSVGRQTFPAHKIVLAARSPVFRAELYGQMKERTAPSITIRDMQPSVFRALLHFVYTDSLPDMEDLDHDEYSEITRHLLVAADRYAMDRLKLMCQNILCQFIDADTVAALLALADQHNCDGLKDACIQFMATSDEMDAVVETQGFADLKRACPSVLVDVLEKRSKFGKA; the protein is encoded by the coding sequence ATGGGGTCCGAATCCAGGAAGACGGTCTCGAGGTACACCACGAAGACGGAGAAGGGCTCGCACTCGTTCGAGATCTCCGGGTACAGCCTCACCAAGGGCATGGGCGTCGGCCGGTTCATCCGGTCCAGCACCTTCGCCGTCGGGGGCTGCCACTGGGCCATCCGCCTCTACCCCGACGGAGTCACCAACCCTTTCAAGGACTACGTGGCGGCCTATCTCGAGCTCATGAGCAAGGACGCCGAGGTGCGGGCTTCCTACGACCTCAGCTTGCTCAACCAGGACACCGGGTCGCCCGTCACCGTCAGCTCGGAATCGACCCCGAGAGTCTTCAAATCCAGTGACACTAGCCGCTTTGGCCCGCAAGGTGGATATTCCATACTCAGAAGCGAGCTGGAGCTGGATGAATCCTGCTACGTTCTGGATGATTACCTGACGATCGAGTGCGACGTTACTGTCGTCAAGGAATCGCGTGTGCGCGACAGCCCGGCAGAATACCAAGTCGAGGTGCCGCCGTCAGACCTATCCGATCACTTCGGCAAGCTGCTGCTGGACGAGGATGGTGTCGACGTGATTTTCAGTGTTGGACGACAGACTTTCCCGGCgcacaagatcgtgcttgccgcgCGCTCGCCTGTATTCAGGGCGGAGCTGTATGGGCAGATGAAGGAGAGGACGGCGCCGAGCATAACCATTCGAGACATGCAGCCTTCTGTCTTCAGGGCCTTGCTGCATTTCGTGTACACCGATTCGCTGCCCGACATGGAGGATCTTGATCACGACGAGTACAGTGAAATTACCCGTCATTTGCTTGTGGCTGCGGATAGGTATGCCATGGACAGGCTCAAGTTGATGTGCCAAAATATCCTTTGTCAGTTCATTGACGCCGACACCGTGGCGGCGTTGCTGGCCTTGGCTGACCAGCATAACTGCGATGGGCTTAAGGATGCTTGCATTCAGTTCATGGCCACTTCAGATGAGATGGATGCTGTGGTGGAAACCCAAGGTTTTGCAGATCTCAAAAGGGCCTGCCCTTCTGTCTTGGTAGATGTGTTAGAGAAGAGAAGTAAGTTCGGCAAAGCATAG
- the LOC127315703 gene encoding BTB/POZ and MATH domain-containing protein 1-like, producing the protein MPPQMLASKTVSMCTPQTTQGTHVFDIFGYIQHRNMAVSNYIRSGSFSIGGHDWYIVLFPDGIKKNPNCIVIALFHHAKGAAKVRASYDLRLVNQTSRLGSSVRKQTMEFDTVHLFATLLCRNRSEFEKLTYIQDDRLTIECNVTVFKEPHVSETKSFPEIEALPSDLTEHLCKLFHEKEGMGVTFSVGGQTFGAHKVVLAMRSPVFKAEFYGPMTEARAELVTTDQAERKKCIAPLSLHINVSSYEINVRTLTGFTRTNLLWDRNVQQRI; encoded by the coding sequence ATGCCTCCCCAGATGCTGGCGTCAAAGACGGTGTCGATGTGCACCCCGCAGACGACGCAGGGCACTCACGTGTTCGACATCTTCGGGTACATCCAGCACAGGAACATGGCCGTCAGCAATTACATAAGGTCCGGCTCTTTCTCCATCGGCGGTCATGACTGGTACATCGTCCTCTTCCCCGATGGAATTAAGAAGAACCCAAATTGCATCGTGATAGCTCTGTTTCACCATGCGAAGGGTGCCGCCAAGGTGCGGGCTTCCTATGACCTTCGGCTGGTCAACCAGACCAGCAGGTTGGGATCCTCGGTGCGAAAACAGACGATGGAATTCGACACAGTCCATCTATTTGCTACTTTATTGTGTAGAAACCGGAGTGAGTTTGAGAAGCTGACCTACATTCAGGATGATCGCCTGACAATCGAATGCAATGTCACCGTTTTCAAAGAACCGCATGTGTCTGAAACCAAATCGTTCCCTGAGATCGAGGCGCTACCGTCCGACTTAACTGAACATCTTTGCAAGTTGTTTCACGAAAAAGAGGGAATGGGTGTTACTTTCAGTGTTGGAGGCCAGACCTTTGGGGCTCACAAGGTCGTGCTAGCCATGCGGTCACCAGTATTCAAAGCAGAATTCTATGGGCCGATGACGGAGGCGAGGGCAGAGTTGGTGACCACTGACCAGGCTGAAAGAAAGAAATGCATTGCTCCATTGTCTCTGCACATAAATGTGTCTTCTTACGAAATTAATGTTAGAACCTTGACGGGATTCACTCGCACCAATTTGTTGTGGGATAGAAATGTGCAACAAAGAATATAA